CACCTCAATCCAGCCGATGCCCTTCGGTGAGTCGTGAATTGTTGGAATGCTCATGAAGTCTTCTTTTTCGCTTTTGTGAAGCTCCGTGCTCCGAACGGGTAGGGGAACAGCTGGCTCATCTTGAGGACCTTGATATCGCCGTTCTTTCTGCTCATGACGAAGTCAATATCGCCGGCAAGATCCACGATAACTTGCCGGCATGCGCCACACGGCGGCGTGAAATCGGGTTCGTCGGTTGCTACGGCGATAGCCGTGAATTTGCGTTCCCCTTCCGAGAACGCTTTGAAAAGGGCGGTACGCTCACCGCAAAGAGTAAGCGCAAATGTACTGATTTCGATATTGCAACCCGTGTACACTTTGCCATTTGCCGCGAGGAGTGCTGCCCCTACTTTGAATCGGGAATACGGTGAGTGGGAGTGTTTGCGTGCGCGTGCAGCCCGTTTGGCGAGCGCTTTGTAGTTCATGGTTGCCTTTGTGATTGGCAAAAATATATTCAATGCGAGCTATAGATGCAACAAACCAACGATGCCCTACAGCTGCGGAGGATAGGGAACAAGCGTGATCTTCGTAATCTCAGGAGGGCAATTGAGTCGGATAGGAAGGCCCACGGTGCCGATGCCCCGGTTGACGTACATGTGCGTGTTGCCGATCTTGTACTTTCCGGCCACGTATTGTGATGCAAGAGAGGCGGGAGCAATGACCATCCTTCCAAAACTCGCCAGAACAACCTGCCCGCCATGCGTATGCCCGCTGAGCACGAGATCGATATTGCGATCG
This portion of the Bacteroidota bacterium genome encodes:
- the cdd gene encoding cytidine deaminase; translated protein: MNYKALAKRAARARKHSHSPYSRFKVGAALLAANGKVYTGCNIEISTFALTLCGERTALFKAFSEGERKFTAIAVATDEPDFTPPCGACRQVIVDLAGDIDFVMSRKNGDIKVLKMSQLFPYPFGARSFTKAKKKTS